The genomic stretch AACACTGGTGGGGTTCAAAACCGTTGTTGATGCCTTGTCCGAACGTCAGAGACTCCCAGTTATAGAATTATTGAACGTGACTAGCATGACGTCCCAAAGAAGAGACGGGCACTCTTCATACTACTACTTAGGTCCTGCAGCCCAACCCTCTGCTCTTCAGCATCAAGACTGCAGCCACTGGTGCCTCCCTGGCATCCCTGACTCGTGGAACGAGCTTCTGTATGCTGTTTTACTCAAACGAGAGGGGTGGAATTCAACAAAAACTCCTCATTCCCCTGGCTAGCGCAATACAAGATCAAAATGGCTTTCGATGCAAAACCATCAAGTGATGATAACTTGAAGTTTGATGCAGTGATCTGTGCTGTTCGTATGAAAGATGAGGGATGCTTCTTCCACGGATTGATCAATTGAGCATTCGACACTGCAAAGAAGCGCACGCCACTGGTTTAGGTCAGTTGCTTTGATGTTAGGAAGATGTGCAGGGAGTAATATTAAGATTATTTTTAGGTAAATATATATTCTTATCGTTGCATTATTGGAGAAATACAAATTTGATTGCCAAGAAATGCACAGATTTAAAGCTAAATTTTAGTTGAGTCCTGTTTATGAATTTATGTTGTTGAACTttgtttgaatttggttttgttgAAATCTCATTTATTCGATTATGTTCAGCAACTTAATACAGATTCAGTAAATAAAAATGAGTACAATAAAGAACATACATAGTCATAGATCAATAACTGACTCCTATCATGAGTTTTATTCTGATTAGGAGTCAGTTAAAAGTTTATTAGTACtaattatagtattttttttaattaaatttcatgcACTCAAAAATGTACTAGGGTCACCTTATTTAGTAGACCGACAATAACTGCACAGATCTAACTAGAAtatggataaaataaatttgattttaatattcTCAAAATCAACAAATTACTCTATTCTAGTACTACAAATTCTATTTGTGATACCCCGACGATTGAAGTTCTTTTTTCAAATAAAGAGAGCCATTGATACATATTCCGAAAATTTGTCATTACATGTATCACTTAGCTAAATTTGATTCAATAACTTAATTAAGTAAGTATATGATTGTTAGATACAGAAAATTATTAAGCAAACAAGTGAGTAACTACTAACTACGGCCTTGATACTCGGAGCTGATAGAATACATGAAATATATTTGACATATATACAAAGCGGGGATAGCTCAGTTGGGAGAGCGTCAGACTGAAGATCTGAAGGTTACGTGTTCGATCCACGTTCACCGCATTTTTCAAGTTTATTACTGTTTCTTCCCTTTTCTTATTAGTTAGACTCTCTTTTCTCCCTTTTTTTACTATAGTTATGTTTATTATTTTTCCCCTttcccctttctctctctctctctctctctctctctctctctctctctctcttatggGTTTGTACTCAACATGATAATGTATATGATTCACAGTGTTTCCATAAACTAAAATATGTATTCcataattcaacaaaattttcgttttctttttgttgcaatCTAATGTCGGCAGAATTAATCTTAATCAATCAATTTCATGTCTTAATTTGCGCTGACAAAATTAGGGTTTGAGATTTCCTAACACGTGCTGTGTCTATCTTAAGTAAGAATTAATTATCAACGCAGACAATATGCATGCACCCCATATGGGGTATATATTTCTCCAActactcaaaatatttctattgtAGTATTTATGTAAAACGTGAACTGAATTCgataatgatttttttatttgtaaagtagtgtaaaaaaaatgcatatctTGCAGATTTACTTTGTTAAGGCTTATGGCAGAGATGGTGTTGATTAGGGTTAATTTGAGATTTTCTAATTCGTGTTGTGTAAGCAGTTCTCAGTGTGTACTGAATATAACTATAAAAATACTTAATATTGAGAAAAATCTCATTTATATTTGGCATTCTAAGACAAGAATCCTAATTGTTTACAACGAAATATTGTAGTACTGAATTATGCTCGAGAAAAATCTCAATGTACGAACATTCAGGCCGATTCACATGTTGTGTTCTTTTGTAATAATGTGGCAGTATTTATCGATGTGAATTAAGCTTTAAATGCTACCCAAATTACATGCACTTCTGCTTAGGTTCATTCTTCCGTCACGAAACCTTATTAAAATAAAGTCTTCCACACATGTTAGAAAACCTTGTTTCAAAACGTAACTGGCGCAACATGTACCTATCATACACTCCATgcaatatagtactccctccgtcccataaatatTACGAGCATTGAGTATGATAagggaattaagataaaattgataaagtaagagagataatgaAACCTACaatatttaattgatataactttcccaaaatagaatgcacatatttttgtgggacgaacaaaaatggaaagtgcacatatttttatgagaagaaggaagtactattatttatagtatttatttgcttatgatatatttttaattaaattttgattatacCTAAATTGTCTTGTATATCTGTTACTAGCATTTACatgtatattaattatttacattcaGTAATACAGTAATAAGACACTGTTGCACCTGACCTCTGGAAGTTAAAACGCACCACCCGATTCTTGGTATGATGTGCAAGTACTCCGACGAATATAGccacttgttcttccactcCGAGGCATTGACCAGTCCGCAACCCTCCTCTTTCAACTAGAACTCGACATAATCTCCCAAATGTATTACGATCCATACGTAGATTAGCAAGACAATCTGCGTCGGTTACATCGACTAGTCGGGATAGGTGTTCCAATTGTGCAGGTATTTTATTAAGCACGCTATACCGTCTTGCATGCTCTAAAATTACACGTTTCGCTCTTCGAGTCCGTGCGCTCGCATATCGATGAATGATGAAGTACGTTTCAGTGTGGTAAATGAGCATAATGTCTTCGAGTAACATGCACAGCCGTGCGGAATTATGCGAAGGGGATCTCATCTTATGTGTTAATATTGGAAAAAATGCTTTAGAAATTGCTTGGGTAACAGCTAAATGATACACCCACAGTAAAGTCCCATGAAGTCGGCATTTAGCAGGGCGGATTCAGGATTCTAGCATAGAGTCACGCAAGCGTAAACCAAATAACAAATGCGGGCAGCAAGTAATCATATGGAAACAAAGCGAAACGAGTCAAAACAAGGGTTTATCATTACCAATTACAATATCCCCTATGGATCAGAACATCTTTATAAACATTATACTCCCACAGACATAATTTTACCTAATTAGTGAACTATTATGAGCAGGGTATATGAGTGCATACCTTGTCGACTGTGAGAACAGGATCGACGTTACTTCACTTTCAGACACACAAATCTCGGTCTAAGTTGTGCCGTGGTGAGCTGCTGAAATTCAAGACATCCATGTGTGAGGAAACAACAACCAAAATTAACAGAGCAGATGCTAATGCTGTGAGTCGATAGAGATTTTTTAATTCTGAAAAGATGTGTATGATTTGGGTAAGAAATGGAGTGATGTATGTAACAGAGGTAATTTTCGAGGCCGGTAATGGCGGCCACTCCTCCGAGGTCGATCGCAGAGAGGCGTgcgagatagagagagagagagttaggGCTGGATTGAGGGGATGACGATCAAATTTGGGGGAAATCAAATTTTGTGGGGTAAAGTAGTCAAAAAACAACCTATTATGAAGTAATCTGGATGAGTCAGAAATTAATACCACCTTTTGTGGAAGATTTACATCCGGTCATATTCTGGTGAACAGTGCCGGGCCATGTTGGTAATAGAGGGCTGACCCTTTTAAAAACATGTACACTGAACAACCAGAAATATTCAGATTTAGGCTATTAACTGACTATATCCGCCAGACTGAACGGCTCCTTAGTGTTGTAAAAATCATGTGACCCTAACAAATTTTTGTCCCTCGGCTGTTGTACATCTACATATCCAATAAATTAGTATTACAAGTGTGTAGAGACTCGAACTGAAGTTACATTTCTACAAGAATCAATGTAATGCATTTGTATCAGCAGCTCCCAAACTTGCTACCTTGTTCAAAAACTGACCTGCCAATCTACGGTGATTGGTTGCTACAACGAGAGTACTCGATTTAACCGTTGATGATTCTAATCTCGTTGAAACAGCAGATCTCGCCATCCATTTATGCAATCAAGAATTTTTCAACATCACAAGGCCTCGTTCTCCTTAACGTGATAATCATAGTCCATAGCGCTGCAATGCCTTAGCAAGACTCGGCATTACATTGTATGCTTGGTAGGATCTTCGCAGTTCAATGATCGAACCCACCTGGAAATACCATGTCGAAGAACATCAACTCTCTATTTTGTTTGCAAAAACTAATTAACCCATCTACTTTTACGAATTGTTAAACTTAGGTCTTTGTTTCTCATGTCGTACAAGGACCAATTCCAACATAAATATACCTAAGGGGACTTCAGATTTTACACCAACTAATTCAAAAGTAAGAGGCCCTAAATATGCATTGGCCAAAGTTCAGAGAAAGATTGGGAACATCTATTTTACTAGCAAAGAGAAGTCATCTGAGATATGTATACTTACAATGATGAGAATTGAAGTGAAACCAATCGGAAACCCTTCATTGATTCTACGTAAATAATGATCTAGAAGGACTGATGTAGTCGCCAAAAGACTTAGCAATACACCACCTGCAATATAATTGCCAGAGTACAGTTAAGATGAATAGTAGTAGCGCACACACTGAATAATGTAGTAAAAGCATTTTACCCCAAAAACGTGTCGAAGCTTGGATCTTCGTGAGAAAGTCGACAGTGGCTTTTCCAGGTTTTATATTTGGAACTCTTGCACCCATCTTATTCAAGTAATCAGCAATCTCCTTTGGCACATTGGCCTGAATGAGATTGTAACATTCCGTTAATTAAAACCCATATAAACGACCTAATATGGAAATTATCATGTGTGAAAAGGTCCTTAAATTTTGCTTACTATGTCGATTATATTAAAGATGAAGACGCAAAATGCATATATCATATAATAAACCCAAGGATCTGCACCGCGCGATGTATCAGGATTCAGGATATCTCTCACGTGTTCCCATAAGCGTGAGCCAAAAACACTGAGAAAAAACCACatattaagtttttttaaaacacataaaaacaataaaatgtacATAACCAGGGAGTGGATAGAACAACAATCAGTTCAACATGCAAGTAGTATTTAGGAAGAGAGAGAGTAGTCTGAAGCAGGTCCCTAGCCCATTAAATCAACATGCATGCGTGCATATTTATGCAATGCATGATGGTCTAATAAGATAATTGCTTGAAGCCATGAAATACCCCACATGCTAACATGAAGTATCAACAAAAATCATGGACACCTCTTTCTAATTGAATTGACATACCAAAcaaaaaataggagaaactgTAAGAAATAAGAGCCACACTACCTTGCAATCAAGCTTGGAAATGCCAGAAAATATGAAGTAGTGAGTACAGGTTGCATCCCGGCAGGATTTATGTTGAACGGAAGATAAGGCTCAACTTCGGTTATAGGAGAATCTTCTCTGCaaagagaaggaagaaaaataaaaaactggTCCAGTTAATAGCCAGAACTTTTTCAGAATATATAAGATTCAAACTAAACCCTTTCTCTGTATCACTGTATTGTGTGTTTCATTTGTTTTAcatgaaaataaaactaaataaaataatggataGCAATGTTGAGTAGCTGTAGCTCTGCCCTAAACAGACAAAATAAggaaaaagaaagcaaaagaatTGTCACCGACAAATTTTGTTGTTCATCTTAAGTTTGGGACATTGGTCAGGTGACTCAGGTCAGGCATCAAGATTTGTTTGCGCCATTAAATATTCAatcatattttctattttattaatggaATGTATTCCAAAGAATAAATAGATATATagttaatatttaatttatgaatttttattgACCGATGGGAGAGCGACACGTGGCAATGAAACTTGGAGAAGAAGAGCCATTGAAAATTGTGCCAACTAAGCACCAAATGCCATATAAGCCCTAAAGGCCAATGACATGGTGGCCCAAAGCCCACAAGCCCCCACTCTTATGCATCTACAAATAGGGGTGTTGGGTGAGCATAAATGATAAGTGAAGGGGGTGAAATATTGAAGAGGAAGGCGACCTCTACAAGTTTTCTCTAATACTCAACCTTATTCCCCAATTGAAGGGGGGAGCTCTCTACCTAATACTCAAGTATTTCCTCCAACATCCATGGCGTTCTTTGTGCAAATCATCATATTATTCGTCTAAATCTTCTCAAAATCATATAAAGAATGATGTTCAATAAGGAAGTAAGGTGAAAACCATCTATATTATTCTAACCAAACCAAATCTAAAGCTCAATCAGGAAACAAGACAAAAGTCCTCTTGATTGATGTTGTGAAATCCAAAATATTTGAAGATCATCAATGCGTTCTTGATCAACTATAGCGTTCAGTCCGGAAACAAGATAGTCCTATTAATTGATGTTGTCAAATTCAAGCATCTCAACAAGCATTCAAAGGTCGTCCAAGAAGCAAATCGAAGGGAAGAATCAGATGACAGATAGAGATCTAACTAACACacattttttatcaaaaaaatattgatttgTATCCAATTTCTTGTTTGTtgaattaaatatgaaattttgtgttacaacccaactcaAGACTTATTCTCTGAAAAAACACAATGGTTACCTGGTGGCGGAAGCAAGTTTGAAACCATAATATTGTAACTTGATCTTTCGGAAGCTCTCAGTTACAACAACTGCCCACATTGTAACTATGGTGAAGACACCTAATACTGCAAGGACATATGGCCACCAGCTCACAGAACTTCCTGCAGTTGAGTAGTAAGCCCCAAAATGGAATCACCGTTATCAACTTGAGTTGCATTAGTAACATATACTATGAATATataaatgtgtgtgtgtgtgtcgcCCCAAATGATTTGATCTCCTAAGAGTCCCTTCGGTTTGAAAGATTATATCTCATGATTGAATATGTATTATGTTTGGTTCAagagattgaatctcataacTTAATCCTTGATGAATAATCATATGATAACGAGACATAGTAATcctcctccaactaaaataatctcataacttaatcctagatggataatatATGATAATGAGTCATAGCAACCAAACGACACCTAAATATATATCTTTAGTCTTTCACAAGAAAATTTAAGGGAATTCTTGAACTAAGACGAAACAAAACAGGAAAGGAAAGGCTCACAGATAGACATGTCATATGATAATACCAGATAACTAGAGAGAGAAACCAAAGCGTAATGAACTGAGAGCATTATAGATCTTAGTGACTTTGTTCTCCAGGCTCACCTGAGAGCTGAGCCAACATCTTGTACAATGTATCAGTGTAACCAGTCAGGATGTTGACACAGATAATTAAAGATGATCCTTGACCTGGCCATACATAGCAGGTTATAAAATCAGTGAAACATAATTTTAGGccatgtaaatatttaatttctgaaCTACTCTAAGAAATCAGAACATATTGTGTCTCCATCATGATACTATAATGCGCTTCACTATTAGTTATTGGGTTTCTTtacattcttttatttctttatggTTTTAGGTCAAAGGACTCTTACATGTCATTAGATAATTTATGCCTAAAGAACTCCACAAATGAGAAAGTgcattcaaaatttcaaataacaAACGAAGAGAAGATACTTAAATAGAAATAGTGGAAAATATAATGAATTGCACCATGCAGATATCGAAAATGCACTAATGCATCATAAAGGAACATAAATACCGAATCCGGACTCTGATATCTTGTCAGATATCCAACCCATGGTCATCGCACCACACACCAGAAATAAAGTAGTGATCATCACATGCTTTACCCTGCATATTTTTGGTCAGAGGAAATCCCATCACTTTAAGAACAAGGAAAAAATTGTGCTAGTGTCAACACAACTTGTAAGACTGATTACAGCATGCAGTGATCAGTCAGGAGCATCATATGATGGTGATATGTCACCtttttgagattttttaaaGAGAAATTCCATTTAGAGGTGAACACTGAGTTTCATTATATCATGGTTTTAGCAAATCTATGTTATATTGCAAATATAGAGCTCAAGAACAAGAACAAATGTCTTCTCTCATGATTACCTGTGGCTAGCTGCATATATAGAATAGGGAAGTGAATAACAAGAAAGAATAAAAGCCTGAATGAGAGCAAATCCTAGTGAAATCCACCATCTGAAAAATAGATCAGAAACAAGTAAACACTCAAATCATTTTGTGGCTACTAAAATATGTTCTGAAACCAACAAAATATTTCACAAGGGCTTGTCTCACTGCTTGAGATGAATAACTAGACACACATATATCTCTTGATCTTCTCATTAGCATCTAAGCCTTCTTTCCGAAGCTTCACTAAGGGGGGGAGAAGGACACATAAGATCTGAATCAAAATTACTGTAGTTAGCATGATATAAGAGATAGATCAAAGTGAGGCAGTGACATAACATTGTGACATCGCTAAAAATAATTAGATCCATACAAAGGAGCCAATATGATGTTAGCTATTCCACCTCTTTATAAAAACTGATCTCTAAATTTAAAGATCGCagatttttttatcaacatGGTCCTCAAGTTATCATGGATTCTAGGAGAGCCATCTTTTCCTCTGTAGCAAACCTTTTCCCTCTAAATACCACAAGCAAACTGGTTCAGCTTggaaaatatgtatttttgcttAACATGAACAGTATGAGAAAATATTCGTGCAACATGATTATTGATTGAGTTTTAAAAATCTTGGGATTGGGCATGACAGTTATCTACCAAAAGGTGACATCTTTGCAACATTGAGTTAGTAAGGTTTCTCTGCAAATAAATAAGCGTAGGAAAGGTTTCCTGTATATAGAGAACTATCTGACAGAGCACAGAGACTCAGCAAAGGTTACAAGATCATTTTTATGGTGGACGTTATCGAGCAATTCATAGGTTTATGTTTTCACTTAACAGTAAGTACATCTAAATGTTAACCTGCATAAGGATAGATGCCGCTATTTGAGGACTAAGCCCGAGCTGAAAAAGAGAAAGCTCAAGTTCCGGTGTGAGATTACCAAGCTCCTCTGCAAATAGTGAAATCACAACTAATGTTATAAAATCCGACAAGATTGATCACGTCAATATTCAACTGTCTGCAAGTAAGAAGGAGGTATTCTTCTCACCAGTAGAGCCAGAGAGAAAATTGAGATAATTTTCTGGCATCAACCTCCTGTCGAATCCTGGTAAGGGAATAAAGTAGCCAAGACGACTCACAAATAACAAGACAGCAGTCACAAACAACCTTGTCCTTATTTCACTCTTAAAAAAGGATTCCAAAGCATTGTTAAGGATTGCTCCAAACcgtgaaaaattcaaaaaccgATTCCTGAATGGCTCAGTCTTCAGATCCAATGCTGCTGAATTTTCGAAACCGTTCACATTCAAAGCACTTTCCCTGCTCTCTGATGTATCAGTAAACTGTTCATAATTTATTGGATCCGCAGAAGCAGCTCGAACAATTGCAGAATTCTGCCGAAAACAATTCAATGACAAAAACCCTTTGTTTTCTTTCAGCAACACGTGATCTCTTGACGAACAAAACCGTTTTCTGCTTAATTGCAGAGATACTGGTTTAGCACATATACGGTTTCGGAATAATCCAGTGTTGTGAAATTGGGAATTGCACGACGAATTACCCCCTGCAAAAAGCATGAAAACCACAAATTGGCTACAAACAAAGCGCTGGGGGAAAGCATAACAACattcaataatattaaaacCGAGCAccatacaaaaaaatatatatattgccAAGCAAAGGGCCAAGAACACCATGAGTCCTCAATAAACTATATCAGCAAACACAGTTAAAGTAGCAGTAAACGCAAATTATTCGTCCAGTATTAGCAGCCCATTTTTTgtcatataaataaaaaaaaatacaatcttGGAAACTAAAATTAACCTTGAACGTAGAAATGAGGTTGAGTTCTAAGAAGTGTAGCTTCCATGGAGCTGGCAAACTTATGGAATTGGAAGAAATCGAAGAAATCGGCTACTTATCTGTTCAAGTAATCCGATGCTTCTGGAGTACGTGCTCCCCAAAATAAAATCTTTAAATGGTTCAAAATTTTAAGTATTAGAAGTCAAACGACATCGTTCTGCTCCGGCGGGTTTTAGGGTTTTCCtgttttagttttgttttttttttcgattttgcttgaatttaattaaattattggtaAATATTGACTCGGGCACACATGCAAATTATACTATTAAGTTTATTTAGCGTGCACATCTTATTATCATACGATTAAgttttaatattagtatatagTAGTACGCAAGAACATATTGAATCACAATGAACATTGAGATTCTACATATACAACACggagtacttattaattaatttaaaataatgtaaGTACGTATTGGATTATAATTAGATAGGCggttaaaattttgatttaaataaGTTTCTTTAGTAAGAGATGGACTTATGCCAGTGAGTATATGCTCATAAAATGCGGATAAATCAGGCACAAACATTATAATTGACActttttatgataattttacATTCTAATTGCAGGGTAAACGAAAAATATCTTTCTTTAATTGCTCATAAATGTAGCTTTTATTTTTATCGGAAATTTGAAGGGGACATATGAAATAAGCACTACGGGAAATAGAGAAGATTGTGGGCTTCACTATATATCGTTCAAGCAAAATATCAGCACTGCTTCATTTCCAGCCCACTTCTAAGCCCAATTCTTTTTAGGAAAATTGTTGGATCTAGTTTCGTCAATTTCTTATCAAGTCTGCAACGTTCAAAATAGTCAATTATAGTATATTATAGATTCGACAGTGGAAATACGTTGAATGCTATATTTTTTGGAACGCTTTATTCAATtaacatttttttcttaaactccgtaccgaaaagaaacgcatcAACTATGGCGcaaaatggagggagtactattttctaGTAGTAGTAGTCAGTATACAAGAAGAGTGGTACTTTATATAGAATTGTGTGAAGTCACACACTGGTGATCATATTGTCCACAAGAGATGATATGAACAAGACTTTATTGTAAAGAAACATAGATAGTTgaaatttattactataaataatGGTTGCAAAGCTcttggaaaataaattaattaaagagaGGACTACATTTTTATTCTATATAATTTGCATCTTGCACATTT from Salvia splendens isolate huo1 chromosome 4, SspV2, whole genome shotgun sequence encodes the following:
- the LOC121798595 gene encoding preprotein translocase subunit SCY2, chloroplastic-like, which gives rise to MEATLLRTQPHFYVQGGNSSCNSQFHNTGLFRNRICAKPVSLQLSRKRFCSSRDHVLLKENKGFLSLNCFRQNSAIVRAASADPINYEQFTDTSESRESALNVNGFENSAALDLKTEPFRNRFLNFSRFGAILNNALESFFKSEIRTRLFVTAVLLFVSRLGYFIPLPGFDRRLMPENYLNFLSGSTEELGNLTPELELSLFQLGLSPQIAASILMQILCVLLPPLVKLRKEGLDANEKIKRYIWWISLGFALIQAFILSCYSLPYSIYAASHRVKHVMITTLFLVCGAMTMGWISDKISESGFGQGSSLIICVNILTGYTDTLYKMLAQLSGSSVSWWPYVLAVLGVFTIVTMWAVVVTESFRKIKLQYYGFKLASATREDSPITEVEPYLPFNINPAGMQPVLTTSYFLAFPSLIASVFGSRLWEHVRDILNPDTSRGADPWVYYMIYAFCVFIFNIIDIANVPKEIADYLNKMGARVPNIKPGKATVDFLTKIQASTRFWGGVLLSLLATTSVLLDHYLRRINEGFPIGFTSILIIVGSIIELRRSYQAYNVMPSLAKALQRYGL